One Novosphingobium sp. EMRT-2 DNA segment encodes these proteins:
- a CDS encoding RNA-binding S4 domain-containing protein, protein MAAGLRIDKLLWFLRLAKTRTLAQDWAQAGHIRLNGRRVERAHQGVSAGDILVVPLGSAVRVIEILALPERRGPAPEAQACYRVLDDRPTSPLARPETRT, encoded by the coding sequence ATGGCCGCCGGGCTGCGGATCGACAAGCTGCTGTGGTTCCTGCGCCTCGCCAAAACGCGCACGCTGGCGCAGGATTGGGCGCAGGCGGGGCACATCCGGCTCAACGGGCGGCGCGTGGAGCGCGCGCACCAGGGCGTCTCCGCCGGCGATATTCTCGTCGTTCCGCTGGGTTCGGCGGTGCGCGTGATCGAGATTCTGGCGCTTCCGGAGCGCCGAGGCCCCGCTCCCGAAGCACAAGCATGCTATCGGGTGCTTGACGATAGGCCCACCTCGCCTCTAGCACGGCCCGAAACGCGTACCTGA
- a CDS encoding head GIN domain-containing protein, translated as MFANLARALTGVAAVGLSAALAGCSSDARVTIDGVRGVPLAELDTSGKAPDTITLLGPDTVHVTGGDRLAITVDGDPAIRDQLRFTLKDGNLGITREKHGFGQGGTVTINVVVPPLQGIVLMGSGTVQSDALHGEDARVVIAGSGSVDSTRVDVGTLKVDVLGPGTVRAAGHARNLALTIGGSGNADLSGLSVDAAKADVAGSGSGRFASDGTVDASILGSGDIHVRGRATCTVKTMGSGKLVCEAA; from the coding sequence ATGTTCGCCAATCTTGCCCGTGCCCTGACGGGCGTAGCCGCCGTCGGTCTGAGCGCCGCGCTGGCCGGCTGTTCGTCCGACGCGCGCGTCACGATCGATGGTGTCCGCGGCGTGCCGCTGGCGGAGCTGGACACCTCGGGCAAGGCGCCCGACACGATCACCCTGCTCGGCCCCGATACCGTCCACGTTACCGGCGGGGACCGGCTGGCGATTACCGTCGATGGCGATCCGGCGATCCGGGACCAGCTCCGCTTCACCCTGAAGGACGGCAACCTCGGCATCACACGCGAAAAGCACGGGTTCGGCCAAGGCGGCACCGTGACCATCAACGTGGTCGTTCCGCCGTTGCAGGGGATCGTGCTGATGGGCTCGGGCACTGTCCAAAGCGACGCGCTGCACGGCGAGGACGCCAGAGTCGTCATTGCCGGCTCCGGAAGCGTGGATAGCACCCGCGTCGATGTCGGCACGCTCAAGGTCGACGTACTGGGTCCGGGCACCGTGCGGGCCGCCGGCCATGCCAGGAACCTGGCGCTGACCATCGGCGGATCGGGCAATGCCGATCTTTCCGGCCTCTCGGTCGATGCGGCGAAGGCCGACGTCGCCGGGTCGGGTAGCGGCCGGTTCGCGTCGGACGGTACCGTGGATGCCTCGATCCTGGGCAGCGGCGACATCCACGTGCGCGGGCGCGCGACCTGCACGGTCAAGACGATGGGTTCGGGCAAGCTGGTCTGCGAAGCTGCCTGA
- a CDS encoding replicative DNA helicase: MSASEAILLREPEEIRTLPSNVEAEAAFLGAVLIDNRILEELATPLKPEHFFAPVHGRVYERILALVDRKAVVTPVTLKPYFESDEGLKELGGTAYLARLTADGQGLLAPRELAEQVYDLALLRELMAVGRNLVEGARDTSNSVAPLEQIERAEAALYAVAEGAQTGSEAQSFGMATRTSLEMIEKALLSGGHISGKTTGLTSVNEKIGGLHDSDLIILAGRPGMGKTSLVTNIAFNSADRLRRDQADGIATKDSVGAAVAFFSLEMSADQLATRILAEQSGISSEALRMGRISREDFQQLSFASQRLAELPLYIDDTPALTIGSLRTRARRLKRRHDIGLIIVDYLQLLQGSGRSDNRVNEISEISRGLKTLAKELSVPVIALSQLSRAVEQRDDKRPMLSDLRESGSIEQDADMVWFVFREDYYVAAREPKVPQGSDDMKIQEAHAAWQAEMERVYGLAELIVAKQRHGSTGKVRLRFESRITKFSDLAPDALAGHSYNDE, encoded by the coding sequence ATGTCGGCAAGTGAAGCGATCCTCCTGCGCGAACCCGAAGAGATTCGCACCCTCCCCTCCAACGTCGAGGCGGAAGCCGCGTTTCTGGGCGCGGTGCTGATCGACAACCGGATTCTGGAAGAACTCGCCACCCCGCTGAAGCCCGAGCATTTCTTCGCGCCGGTCCACGGCCGCGTCTATGAGCGCATCCTCGCGCTGGTCGATCGCAAGGCGGTGGTCACGCCGGTCACGCTCAAGCCCTATTTCGAAAGCGACGAAGGGCTGAAGGAACTGGGCGGCACCGCCTATCTCGCGCGGCTGACGGCGGACGGACAGGGCCTGCTCGCCCCGCGCGAACTGGCCGAACAGGTCTATGACCTCGCCCTGCTGCGCGAACTGATGGCGGTGGGCCGCAACCTCGTCGAAGGCGCGCGCGACACCAGCAATTCGGTCGCGCCGCTCGAACAGATCGAACGCGCCGAAGCCGCGCTCTATGCCGTGGCCGAAGGCGCGCAGACCGGCAGCGAGGCGCAGAGCTTCGGCATGGCCACGCGCACCTCGCTGGAAATGATCGAGAAGGCGCTGCTTTCGGGCGGCCACATCTCGGGCAAGACCACCGGCCTTACCTCGGTGAACGAGAAGATCGGCGGGTTGCACGATTCGGACCTCATCATCCTCGCCGGCCGCCCGGGCATGGGCAAGACCTCGCTCGTCACCAACATCGCGTTCAATTCGGCCGACCGGCTGCGGCGCGACCAGGCCGATGGCATCGCCACCAAGGATTCGGTCGGCGCGGCGGTGGCCTTTTTCAGCCTGGAAATGAGCGCGGACCAGCTCGCCACGCGTATTCTGGCCGAACAATCGGGCATCAGTTCCGAAGCGCTGCGCATGGGCCGCATCAGCCGCGAGGATTTCCAGCAGCTTTCGTTCGCCAGCCAGCGCCTGGCCGAACTGCCGCTCTATATTGACGACACACCGGCCCTGACCATCGGCAGCCTGCGTACGCGGGCGCGGCGATTGAAGCGCCGGCACGACATCGGCCTGATCATCGTCGACTACCTCCAGCTTCTCCAGGGATCAGGCCGCAGCGACAACCGCGTCAACGAAATCTCGGAAATCAGCCGCGGCCTGAAGACGCTGGCCAAGGAGCTTTCGGTCCCGGTGATCGCACTGTCACAGCTTAGCCGCGCGGTCGAACAGCGCGACGACAAGCGACCGATGCTGTCGGACCTGCGCGAATCGGGCTCGATCGAGCAGGACGCGGACATGGTCTGGTTCGTGTTCCGCGAGGATTACTACGTCGCCGCGCGCGAACCCAAGGTGCCGCAGGGCAGCGACGACATGAAGATCCAGGAAGCCCACGCCGCCTGGCAGGCGGAAATGGAGCGCGTCTATGGCCTGGCCGAACTGATCGTGGCCAAGCAGCGCCACGGCTCGACCGGCAAGGTGCGCCTGCGCTTCGAATCGCGCATCACCAAGTTCAGCGATCTCGCCCCCGACGCGTTGGCCGGCCACAGCTACAACGACGAATGA
- the rpoZ gene encoding DNA-directed RNA polymerase subunit omega translates to MARVTVEDCVDKVPNRFDLVLLAAERARAISGGAELTVDRDRDKNPVVALREIADETVRPTVLKENVIQSLQRVLPDDDDEVDEIGSLSQSAEALRITAAAPVRNTSLGADYDG, encoded by the coding sequence ATGGCGCGCGTTACCGTCGAAGATTGCGTCGACAAGGTTCCCAACCGTTTCGATCTCGTCCTGCTGGCCGCCGAGCGCGCCCGCGCGATTTCGGGCGGCGCCGAGCTGACCGTTGACCGCGACCGCGACAAGAACCCCGTGGTTGCCCTGCGCGAAATCGCGGACGAGACCGTTCGCCCGACCGTGCTCAAGGAAAACGTGATCCAGTCGCTCCAGCGCGTGCTGCCCGATGACGACGATGAAGTCGATGAAATCGGCTCGCTGTCGCAGTCGGCCGAAGCCCTGCGCATCACCGCCGCCGCGCCGGTGCGGAATACATCGCTCGGCGCCGACTACGACGGCTAA
- a CDS encoding helicase-related protein, protein MASPLPGRRHGTAGDGVVKAVLGPTNTGKTHLAIERLCAHSSGAIGFPLRLLAREVYDRVCAIKGADRVALITGEERIEPKDARWLLCTAEAMPSRPDLAFVALDEAQLSADPERGHVFTDRLLHTRGREETMLLGSATLEPMVRALVPEADVIGRPRFSTLSHVGAKKLSRIPPRSAIVAFSAEQVYAMAEMLRRFRGGAAVVMGALSPQTRNAQVAMYQAGEVDYLVATDAIGMGLNLDVHHVAFAGLSKFDGHRQRRLTTAEMAQIAGRAGRHQRDGTFGTLAGTGAGTGGHDPEFTPEEVFAIEEHRFPPLTRLFWREAEPRFDSLATLIADLESPPPRPELATPPQAIDLAVLKRLAEEPDTAATVRGRRSVQRFWAACSLPDFRQQGAETHARFVARLWQDLRHGYLGADYVAQAIAALDNPSGDIDTLQGRIAAIRSWSYIAQRPDWVLARDEMAARARAVETRLSDALHARLTERFVNRRTTLLMRKTGADAALLPVRLDEAGAVLVDDEAIGHLEGFRFVVDPLARAADRKLLLAAAERHLPGLLGTRAQALVRDAGTAEGITLADGALGWNGITVARLEKGRTLLEPRIRIDAALDRLSSPVRQGVEAALGEWLARHGEKPLEPLRKIAEAGRDPASGPTLRALLLQLVEGGGVMARAEAGLERLDDRQRAALRGLGIRVGALDLYVPSALRPAAMTLWSALARVWGLDHDTPPDAMQPVIRGGREIPVGYRTAGPQAIRVDLAEKLLQAAHRVRGAGGAAGGRTRRFALDPALARSMGLTTAGYAALLRAAGFRAWPPRPLAAGAAGPPAPPLWDWRPPRPREERRPEAVRARPDSAFAALAQWMAAEPVGR, encoded by the coding sequence ATGGCCAGTCCCCTGCCAGGAAGACGACACGGGACAGCCGGGGATGGTGTGGTCAAGGCGGTGCTTGGCCCGACCAACACCGGCAAGACCCATCTCGCGATCGAGCGGCTGTGCGCCCATTCCAGTGGCGCGATCGGCTTTCCGCTGCGCCTGCTGGCGCGCGAGGTCTATGACCGGGTCTGCGCGATCAAGGGCGCGGACCGCGTCGCGCTGATCACCGGCGAGGAGCGGATCGAACCGAAGGACGCCCGCTGGCTGCTCTGCACCGCCGAAGCGATGCCATCGCGCCCCGATCTCGCCTTCGTCGCACTCGACGAAGCGCAGCTTTCCGCCGATCCCGAGCGCGGGCACGTGTTCACCGACCGGCTGCTGCATACGCGCGGACGCGAGGAAACCATGCTGCTGGGATCGGCCACGCTGGAGCCGATGGTCCGCGCGCTGGTGCCCGAAGCGGACGTGATCGGCCGGCCGCGCTTTTCCACGCTGAGCCATGTCGGCGCGAAGAAGCTCTCGCGCATTCCCCCGCGCAGCGCGATCGTCGCCTTCTCGGCCGAACAGGTCTATGCCATGGCCGAAATGCTGCGCCGCTTCCGGGGCGGCGCGGCAGTGGTCATGGGCGCGCTCAGCCCGCAGACGCGCAACGCCCAGGTGGCGATGTACCAGGCGGGCGAGGTCGACTACCTCGTCGCCACCGACGCGATCGGCATGGGCCTGAACCTCGATGTCCACCACGTCGCCTTCGCTGGCCTGTCCAAGTTCGACGGCCATCGCCAGCGGCGGCTGACCACGGCGGAAATGGCGCAGATCGCGGGCCGCGCCGGCCGCCACCAGCGCGACGGCACCTTCGGCACGCTGGCGGGCACGGGGGCGGGAACGGGCGGGCACGATCCCGAATTCACCCCCGAGGAAGTTTTCGCGATCGAGGAACACCGCTTCCCGCCGCTCACCCGCCTGTTCTGGCGCGAGGCGGAGCCGCGCTTCGATTCGCTGGCCACGCTGATTGCCGATCTGGAAAGCCCGCCGCCCCGGCCCGAACTGGCCACACCGCCGCAGGCGATCGATCTGGCCGTGCTGAAACGGCTGGCGGAGGAGCCGGATACCGCCGCCACGGTGCGCGGGCGCCGTTCGGTCCAGCGCTTCTGGGCAGCCTGTTCGCTGCCCGATTTCCGCCAGCAGGGCGCCGAAACCCATGCCCGCTTCGTCGCCCGACTGTGGCAGGATCTGCGCCACGGCTATCTGGGCGCGGACTACGTGGCGCAGGCGATCGCCGCGCTCGATAACCCGTCTGGCGATATCGACACGCTGCAGGGGCGCATCGCGGCGATCCGCAGCTGGTCCTACATCGCGCAGCGGCCCGACTGGGTGCTGGCGCGCGACGAGATGGCGGCGCGCGCCCGCGCCGTGGAAACGCGGCTGTCCGATGCGCTACACGCGCGCCTGACCGAACGCTTCGTCAACCGCCGCACCACGCTGCTGATGCGCAAGACCGGCGCTGACGCCGCGCTCCTGCCCGTCCGGCTCGACGAGGCGGGCGCGGTGCTGGTGGACGACGAGGCGATCGGTCACCTCGAAGGCTTCCGCTTCGTGGTCGATCCGCTGGCGCGCGCGGCGGATCGCAAGCTGCTGCTGGCGGCGGCGGAGCGACACTTGCCCGGCCTGCTGGGCACCCGCGCGCAGGCGCTGGTCCGCGATGCCGGAACGGCGGAGGGAATCACCCTCGCCGATGGCGCGCTGGGCTGGAACGGCATCACGGTGGCGCGGCTGGAAAAGGGCCGGACGCTGCTGGAGCCACGCATCCGGATCGACGCGGCGCTCGACCGGCTGAGTTCCCCGGTCCGACAGGGCGTGGAAGCCGCGCTGGGCGAATGGCTGGCGCGCCATGGCGAGAAGCCGCTGGAACCCTTGCGCAAGATTGCCGAAGCCGGGCGCGATCCCGCCTCCGGACCGACGTTGCGGGCGCTGCTGCTGCAGCTGGTGGAAGGCGGCGGCGTGATGGCGCGCGCGGAGGCCGGGCTGGAGCGGCTCGACGATCGCCAGCGCGCCGCGCTGCGCGGGCTCGGCATCCGCGTGGGCGCGCTGGACCTTTACGTGCCGAGCGCGCTGCGGCCCGCCGCGATGACGCTGTGGAGCGCGCTGGCGCGCGTCTGGGGGCTGGACCACGATACGCCACCCGATGCCATGCAGCCCGTGATCCGGGGCGGTAGGGAGATACCGGTGGGCTATCGCACCGCCGGACCCCAGGCGATTCGGGTGGATCTAGCTGAAAAGCTGCTCCAGGCCGCCCACCGCGTGCGTGGAGCGGGAGGCGCGGCCGGGGGCAGGACGCGCCGCTTCGCGCTCGATCCGGCGCTGGCGCGGTCGATGGGACTGACCACCGCCGGCTACGCGGCGCTGCTGCGCGCGGCGGGCTTTCGCGCCTGGCCCCCACGCCCGCTGGCCGCAGGCGCCGCTGGGCCGCCCGCGCCGCCGCTGTGGGACTGGCGCCCCCCGCGCCCGCGCGAGGAACGCCGGCCCGAAGCCGTGCGCGCCCGGCCCGACAGCGCCTTCGCCGCGCTGGCGCAATGGATGGCGGCCGAACCGGTGGGGCGCTGA
- a CDS encoding L-threonylcarbamoyladenylate synthase, whose translation MDGTKISHDGPGNLRRADAAGIAEAARLLAAGGTVAVPTETVYGLAARADDDAAVAGIYRAKGRPDFNPLIVHVPDAVAARALAAFDDRAEALAAAFWPGALTMVLPRLPGAPLAMAVSAGLPTVALRCPAHPVMQALLRESDLPLAAPSANRSGAISPTSAAHVRASLGDRVGLILDWGETAQGIESTIVGLRADGSWAILRPGPIEEARIAAVLGEEHAGRARDRGGIEAPGQLASHYAPGKPVRLDAPDAEPDEFLIGFGAVAGDVSLSRAGDLAEAAARLYACLHLAADDARPRIAVAPIPDRGIGVAINDRLRRAAA comes from the coding sequence ATGGACGGCACAAAGATTTCCCACGACGGGCCGGGCAACCTGCGCAGGGCCGATGCCGCCGGCATCGCCGAGGCGGCGCGGCTGCTGGCGGCGGGGGGAACGGTCGCCGTGCCCACCGAAACCGTCTATGGCCTTGCCGCCCGGGCCGACGACGATGCCGCCGTGGCGGGCATCTACCGCGCCAAGGGCCGCCCCGATTTCAACCCGCTGATCGTCCATGTTCCCGATGCCGTAGCGGCAAGGGCGCTCGCCGCCTTCGACGACCGGGCCGAGGCGCTCGCCGCCGCGTTCTGGCCGGGCGCGTTGACGATGGTGCTGCCGCGTCTGCCCGGTGCGCCGCTTGCCATGGCGGTCAGTGCGGGCCTGCCCACGGTTGCGCTGCGCTGCCCCGCGCATCCGGTGATGCAGGCGCTGCTGCGCGAAAGCGACCTGCCGCTCGCCGCGCCCTCGGCGAATCGCAGCGGCGCGATCAGTCCCACCAGCGCGGCGCACGTGCGCGCCTCGCTGGGGGATCGAGTGGGCCTGATTCTCGACTGGGGAGAGACGGCGCAGGGGATCGAATCGACCATTGTCGGCCTGCGCGCGGACGGTTCGTGGGCGATCCTGCGGCCCGGCCCGATCGAGGAGGCGCGGATCGCAGCAGTGCTGGGCGAAGAGCATGCCGGCCGCGCGCGGGATCGCGGTGGGATCGAGGCGCCGGGGCAATTGGCCAGCCACTATGCGCCGGGCAAGCCCGTCCGCCTCGACGCGCCGGACGCGGAGCCGGACGAATTCCTGATCGGCTTCGGCGCGGTTGCCGGCGATGTCTCGCTGTCGCGCGCCGGCGATCTCGCCGAAGCGGCGGCCCGGCTCTACGCCTGCCTGCACCTGGCCGCGGACGATGCGCGGCCCCGCATCGCCGTGGCGCCGATCCCCGACCGGGGCATCGGCGTCGCCATCAACGACCGGCTGCGCCGCGCCGCCGCCTGA
- the fdxA gene encoding ferredoxin FdxA: MTYVVTDACIRCKFMDCVEVCPVDCFYEGENMLVINPSECIDCGVCEPECPAEAILPDTESGLEQWLELNAKYSAEWPNITAKKDAPADADEHKGEEGKFDKYFSAEPGEGD; encoded by the coding sequence ATGACTTATGTTGTGACCGACGCCTGCATCCGCTGCAAGTTCATGGACTGCGTCGAGGTCTGCCCGGTGGACTGCTTCTACGAGGGCGAGAACATGCTCGTGATCAACCCCAGCGAGTGCATCGACTGCGGCGTGTGCGAGCCGGAATGCCCCGCCGAAGCGATCCTGCCCGATACCGAGAGCGGGTTGGAACAGTGGCTTGAGCTGAACGCCAAGTATTCGGCGGAATGGCCGAACATCACCGCCAAGAAGGATGCGCCGGCCGACGCCGACGAGCACAAGGGCGAAGAAGGCAAGTTCGACAAGTACTTCTCGGCCGAACCCGGCGAAGGCGACTGA
- a CDS encoding DUF815 domain-containing protein, whose amino-acid sequence MSDHTPLLTRIAEALERLAPPPPPPVDWLAHPAYVWLGRTARPVARLEAPALDLMHGIDFQKGAVVENVARLAHGAAAHDMLLWGSRGMGKSALLRAATLAAQAERPGSIALVQATPEAGLADLFALLRGIDRRFLVFLDDLGFDAADADGARRLRSWLEGGVEARPANVRLAVTSNRRAIVERHLSEQDDPINPRDVVDDRLALADRFGLSLGFHNCSQDDFLAIIGGYAAHYGLEWEPADALEWSRRRGGRSGRVAWQYVNELAGRTGRAL is encoded by the coding sequence ATGAGTGACCATACCCCCTTGCTGACCCGCATCGCCGAGGCGCTGGAGCGGCTCGCACCGCCCCCGCCGCCGCCCGTCGACTGGCTGGCGCACCCCGCCTACGTCTGGCTGGGCCGCACGGCCCGCCCGGTCGCCCGGCTGGAGGCGCCCGCGCTGGACCTGATGCACGGCATCGACTTCCAGAAGGGCGCGGTGGTCGAGAACGTCGCCCGCCTGGCGCACGGCGCGGCCGCGCACGACATGCTGCTGTGGGGTTCGCGCGGCATGGGCAAGTCGGCCTTGCTGCGCGCCGCCACGCTGGCCGCGCAGGCGGAACGTCCCGGCAGCATCGCGCTGGTGCAGGCCACGCCCGAGGCGGGCCTTGCCGACCTGTTCGCGCTGCTGCGCGGGATCGACCGCCGCTTCCTGGTATTCCTCGACGACCTCGGCTTCGACGCGGCCGACGCCGACGGCGCGCGCCGGCTGCGCAGCTGGCTGGAAGGCGGCGTGGAAGCGCGCCCGGCCAACGTGCGCCTTGCCGTCACCTCCAACCGCCGCGCCATCGTGGAACGCCATCTCAGCGAACAGGACGACCCGATCAACCCGCGCGACGTGGTCGACGACCGGCTGGCGCTGGCCGACCGGTTCGGGCTGTCGCTGGGCTTCCACAATTGCTCGCAGGACGATTTCCTGGCGATCATCGGCGGATACGCCGCGCATTACGGGCTGGAATGGGAGCCGGCCGACGCGCTGGAGTGGTCACGCCGGCGCGGTGGCCGCTCCGGGCGTGTGGCCTGGCAATATGTCAACGAACTGGCAGGGCGGACCGGGCGCGCGCTGTAA
- a CDS encoding CarD family transcriptional regulator — translation MAAKALAFDVGDYVVYPKHGVGRVVELQNEEIAGMTLELYVLRFEKERMTLRVPVNKVEAIGMRKLSSDKTLREALDTLKGKPKVKRTMWSRRAQEYEAKINSGDLVSIAEVTRDLFRADDQPEQSYSERQIFEAASSRLARELAAMEKTDEPAALKKILAILNEYAPKYYETA, via the coding sequence ATGGCAGCCAAGGCTCTTGCCTTCGATGTTGGGGATTACGTCGTCTATCCGAAGCACGGCGTCGGCCGGGTGGTCGAACTGCAGAACGAAGAAATCGCCGGAATGACGCTGGAGCTTTACGTGCTCCGTTTCGAGAAGGAACGCATGACGCTGCGCGTTCCTGTGAACAAGGTCGAAGCCATCGGCATGCGCAAGCTGTCTTCGGACAAGACGCTGCGCGAAGCGCTGGATACGCTGAAGGGCAAGCCCAAGGTCAAGCGCACCATGTGGTCGCGCCGGGCGCAGGAATACGAAGCCAAGATCAATTCGGGCGATCTCGTTTCGATCGCGGAAGTCACGCGCGACCTGTTCCGCGCCGACGACCAGCCGGAACAGAGCTATTCCGAACGCCAGATCTTCGAAGCGGCCTCTTCCCGCCTCGCCCGCGAACTGGCGGCGATGGAAAAGACCGACGAACCGGCCGCGCTCAAGAAGATCCTCGCGATCCTGAACGAGTACGCGCCGAAGTATTACGAAACCGCCTGA
- a CDS encoding acyl-CoA dehydrogenase: MDFTPPTTDQVLALRVSAGIEELAAHERFEAASPDLVEAIVEGIGALAAGEWAPLNRLGDTEGAKWNDGAVTLPAGFADAYRAFVEQGWNSIAGPVDHGGQGLPFALATCVLETLGAANMGFALLPMLTVGAIEALDHHGSEAQKALYLPKLVSGEWSGTMNLTEPQAGSDVGALRSTAVPITEGPHAGKYRIAGTKIFITFGEHDLAENIIHLVLARTPGAPAGTRGISLFIVPKFHVNADGTPGERNDVRCVSIEHKLGIHASPTCVMSYGDHGECIGELVGHENEGLKAMFTMMNSARINVGSQGVQIAERAYQQARAYARDRVQSARAGAADKTPVAIIEHPDVRRMLLRMRALTEGARALLYYTAGQIDRGTLGNAAAQKRAEVLVPMLKAWGTDVGCEVTSLGVQVHGGMGFIEETGAAQHYRDARIAPIYEGTNGIQAADLVTRKLGYDNGGVLQALMADIIAEMEDVPEVAALARDVAAIATWMTTSATLDDRLAGSVPFTTMCAAAVAGWQLARQARATGDDAKTAVTMFFNRTIVPEMRGLGSAAMAGAALVYQLDTDALLA; encoded by the coding sequence ATGGATTTCACGCCACCCACCACCGACCAGGTGCTTGCCCTGCGCGTCAGCGCCGGCATCGAGGAACTCGCGGCGCATGAACGCTTCGAGGCTGCCAGCCCCGATCTGGTGGAAGCCATCGTGGAAGGCATCGGCGCGCTGGCGGCGGGCGAATGGGCGCCGCTCAACCGCCTGGGCGATACCGAGGGCGCGAAGTGGAACGACGGCGCGGTGACGCTGCCGGCCGGCTTTGCCGACGCCTACCGCGCGTTCGTCGAGCAGGGCTGGAACTCGATCGCCGGGCCGGTCGATCACGGCGGACAGGGTCTGCCCTTCGCGCTGGCGACTTGCGTGCTCGAGACGCTGGGCGCGGCCAACATGGGCTTCGCCCTGCTGCCAATGCTCACCGTCGGCGCGATCGAGGCACTGGATCACCACGGCAGCGAAGCGCAGAAAGCGCTCTATCTTCCCAAGCTGGTCAGCGGCGAATGGTCGGGCACGATGAACCTGACCGAGCCGCAGGCCGGGTCCGACGTGGGCGCGCTGCGCAGCACCGCGGTGCCGATCACCGAAGGCCCGCACGCCGGCAAGTACCGCATCGCCGGCACCAAGATCTTCATCACCTTCGGCGAGCATGATCTGGCCGAAAACATCATTCACCTCGTCCTCGCCCGCACGCCCGGCGCGCCGGCGGGCACGCGCGGCATCTCGCTGTTCATCGTGCCCAAGTTCCACGTCAACGCCGACGGCACCCCCGGCGAACGCAACGACGTGCGCTGCGTCTCGATCGAGCACAAGCTCGGCATCCACGCCTCCCCCACCTGCGTCATGTCCTATGGCGACCACGGCGAATGCATCGGCGAGCTGGTGGGCCACGAGAACGAGGGCCTGAAGGCCATGTTCACGATGATGAATTCGGCGCGCATCAACGTCGGCAGCCAGGGCGTCCAGATCGCCGAGCGCGCCTATCAGCAGGCGCGGGCCTATGCGCGCGATCGCGTGCAGTCCGCCCGGGCCGGCGCGGCGGACAAGACGCCGGTGGCGATCATCGAGCACCCCGACGTGCGGCGGATGCTGCTGCGCATGCGCGCGCTGACCGAAGGCGCGCGCGCGCTGCTCTACTACACCGCCGGCCAGATCGACCGCGGGACGCTGGGCAACGCAGCCGCGCAGAAGCGGGCGGAAGTGCTGGTGCCCATGCTCAAGGCCTGGGGCACCGATGTCGGCTGCGAGGTGACCAGTCTGGGCGTGCAGGTCCACGGCGGCATGGGCTTCATCGAGGAAACCGGCGCCGCGCAGCACTATCGCGACGCGCGCATCGCCCCGATCTACGAAGGCACCAACGGCATCCAGGCCGCCGACCTCGTCACCCGCAAACTGGGTTACGACAACGGCGGCGTGCTGCAGGCGCTGATGGCCGACATCATCGCGGAAATGGAAGACGTACCCGAAGTCGCCGCACTGGCGAGGGACGTGGCCGCGATCGCCACTTGGATGACCACCAGCGCCACGCTGGATGACCGGCTGGCCGGCAGCGTGCCGTTCACCACGATGTGCGCGGCGGCCGTGGCCGGCTGGCAGCTTGCCCGCCAGGCGCGGGCCACGGGCGATGACGCCAAGACGGCGGTGACGATGTTCTTCAACCGCACGATCGTGCCCGAAATGCGCGGCCTTGGCTCGGCAGCCATGGCGGGCGCGGCGCTGGTCTATCAGCTGGATACCGACGCGCTGCTGGCATGA